The following are encoded together in the Salvia hispanica cultivar TCC Black 2014 chromosome 6, UniMelb_Shisp_WGS_1.0, whole genome shotgun sequence genome:
- the LOC125195412 gene encoding putative disease resistance protein At1g50180 translates to MAEAAVSIALETIRDLLLEEGRFLAGVADQVKELERQLKEMKCFLKDADKRRHESSTIFNWISEIRDLVYRSESAIERHAAYQVSSRRRSLRQFVRKYSCILTDCNSLHQLGSEISQITSSLERISKAMQENGIKRSIIMNPNGERESSGGNNMSRKTFPNLEMGDCFAGMEDELKQLVQFLGQETEDRIISVWGMGGSGKTAIAKKLYNETTDFDLSAWVCITQQCESRSVWEDVLRQLEKKRSVTSLSHEPRIREEVPSLKDSELIEKLCEIQREKRCLIVLDDVWELSHWDELKQPFIAQDSQSKILVTTRKQNVAEIGLAVKHGLLHMDAALELLKNKAFQHGNIPYFALEERFETIGKEMVQKCGYLPLAISLLGGVLRVKKSIVEWESVNEHIKAAIYGVEERIDGVLNLSYESLPYYLKPCFLYLGVFHEDETIGVFSLYKMWIAQGMISYENIGDKEDSLMDIAELYLSELASRSIVQVEISLDYDVRNRKYRSCKLHDVVRELCLKLGKKDHFGVQSLEYKGGKLSTLLREASSHTKIQHLVIDFRNEVEYEHIDACEEDTWEHIRMKNLRYFVARIYDNESLSAIMNGIMNWNKIQDCQVTIEGSCDLTSEGMLEKALTCPNLYELNIVSESVKALAKCESDLLSSKLKCLCLFGCEIEDDPMGILGKLPCLVTLQFKKDSFVGEEMTCPTTVFFASRS, encoded by the exons ATGGCAGAGGCAGCGGTGTCGATTGCTCTTGAAACCATCCGTGATTTGCTATTGGAAGAGGGACGGTTTTTAGCTGGTGTCGCCGATCAAGTCAAGGAGCTCGAGCGGCAGCTCAAAGAGATGAAGTGTTTCCTCAAAGACGCTGACAAACGACGACATGAAAGCAGTACCATCTTCAATTGGATCTCGGAAATCAGAGATCTCGTCTACAGATCTGAATCCGCCATTGAAAGACATGCAGCTTATCAAGTTTCTTCAAGGAGAAGAAGCCTCAGGCAGTTCGTCCGCAAATATTCCTGCATTTTGACAGATTGCAACTCACTCCACCAATTAGGCTCCGAGATTTCACAAATTACATCAAGTCTGGAGAGGATAAGCAAGGCTATGCAAGAAAACGGCATAAAAAGAAGCATAATCATGAATCCAAATGGAGAGCGGGAAAGCTCGGGTGGAAACAACATGTCAAGGAAGACTTTCCCCAATTTGGAGATGGGAGATTGCTTCGCAGGCATGGAGGATGAGCTGAAGCAGCTGGTTCAATTCCTAGGGCAAGAAACAGAGGATCGAATTATATCTGTGTGGGGAATGGGTGGGTCAGGCAAGACCGCCATTGCCAAGAAGCTCTACAACGAGACGACCGACTTTGATCTCTCTGCGTGGGTTTGCATTACTCAGCAGTGCGAGAGTCGATCGGTGTGGGAGGATGTTCTGAGGCAGCTTGAAAAGAAGAGGAGTGTTACAAGTCTGAGCCATGAACCACGAATAAGGGAGGAGGTTCCAAGTCTGAAGGACTCAGAGTTGATTGAGAAACTATGTGAGATACAAAGAGAGAAGCGATGTCTCATTGTTTTGGATGATGTTTGGGAGCTTTCTCATTGGGATGAGTTGAAGCAGCCGTTCATTGCCCAAGATTCGCAGAGCAAAATATTGGTGACAACACGGAAACAAAATGTCGCAGAGATTGGATTGGCAGTGAAACATGGGCTTTTACATATGGATGCTGCTTTGGAACTACTCAAAAACAAAGCATTTCAGCATGGAAACATTCCAT ACTTTGCATTGGAAGAAAGATTTGAAACAATTGGGAAAGAAATGGTACAAAAATGTGGTTATTTGCCATTGGCAATTTCTTTACTTGGTGGGGTTTTGAGAGTGAAAAAATCGATTGTTGAGTGGGAATCAGTAAATGAGCACATCAAAGCAGCCATATATGGAGTTGAAGAGCGGATTGATGGAGTGCTGAATTTAAGCTATGAAAGTTTACCCTATTATTTGAAGCCTTGCTTTCTCTATTTGGGTGTTTTTCACGAGGATGAAACCATAGGtgttttttctctatataagATGTGGATTGCACAAGGCATGATTTCATATGAGAATATTGGAGACAAGGAGGACTCTTTAATGGACATCGCTGAGCTTTACTTAAGTGAGTTAGCCTCCAGGTCCATCGTTCAAGTTGAAATTAGTCTTGATTATGATGTCAGAAATCGAAAATATCGTTCATGCAAACTTCATGATGTAGTAAGAGAACTATGTTTGAAATTGGGAAAAAAGGATCATTTTGGTGTGCAGAGTTTGGAGTATAAAGGTGGGAAACTTAGTACCTTACTACGGGAAGCTTCGTCGCATACGAAGATACAACATCTGGTAATAGATTTCAGAAATGAAGTCGAGTATGAGCATATAGATGCTTGTGAAGAAGATACTTGGGAGCATATAAG AATGAAGAATCTCCGATATTTTGTAGCAAGAATATACGATAATGAAAGCTTGTCAGCTATCATGAATGGCATTATGAACTGGAACAAGATACAGGATTGTCAAGTAACCATTGAAGGAAGTTGCGACTTAACAAGTGAGGGAATGCTGGAGAAGGCTTTGACATGTCCCAATCTTTATGAATTGAATATTGTATCTGAATCAGTAAAGGCGCTAGCAAAGTGCGAGAGTGATTTGTTGAGCTCGAAACTTAAATGTTTGTGTCTGTTTGGTTGTGAGATTGAGGATGATCCAATGGGGATACTGGGAAAGCTTCCTTGCTTGGTAACATTGCAATTCAAGAAGGACTCATTTGTTGGGGAGGAGATGACATGTCCAACAACAGTTTTCTTTGCCTCAAGAAGCTAG
- the LOC125197009 gene encoding putative disease resistance protein At1g59780 — translation MMWIAQGMISYENIGEKDDTLMGIADLYLSELASRSIVQVEIRPDYDVGNSKKFGTCKLHDVVRELCLKLGKREDFGVLSLEYQGGKFSSLLRDASSHIKIRHLAIDFRSEVEHEPTVACGEDTWGHIRSVRLFNRIGLYVEFPPQSIVDFQKFKLVRDLFFFRFKFEGGKLPRGITKLVHLRCLSLHRCELDKLPSSMSNLVYMETLDLHGSMNVEVPNVFKEMLRLKHLFLPIYGDENIRNYRLRLDEGVYELETLAFFDSRCHELKCTDRMKNLRYFIARVYDNESLSAIMNGIMNWNKIQDCQVTIRGSCDLTSERMLKKALTCPNLYYLSIWLKLGKTLAKCDSDLLSSKLKFLNLFYCEIEDDPMGILGKLPCLIILGLYQRSFVGEEMTCPANSFPRLKRLVLRGLPKLREWRLELGAMPLLSRLTIADCSCMDMIPEGLSVISTLQTLVIKQMPKFGERVSPSGHDFHKVSHVPSIIIQE, via the coding sequence ATGATGTGGATAGCACAAGGCATGATTTCATATGAGAATATTGGAGAGAAAGACGACACTTTAATGGGCATCGCTGACCTCTACTTAAGTGAGTTGGCCTCCAGGTCCATTGTTCAAGTTGAAATTAGACCTGATTATGATGtcggaaatagtaaaaaatttgGTACATGCAAACTTCATGATGTAGTAAGAGAACTATGTTTGAAATTGGGAAAGAGGGAGGATTTTGGTGTGCTGAGTTTGGAGTATCAAGGTGGGAAATTTAGTAGCTTACTTCGGGATGCTTCCTCACATATTAAGATCCGACATTTGGCAATTGATTTCAGAAGTGAAGTCGAGCACGAGCCTACAGTCGCTTGTGGAGAAGATACTTGGGGGCATATAAGGTCTGTTCGATTATTCAATCGCATAGGATTGTATGTTGAGTTCCCCCCACAAAGTATagttgattttcaaaaattcaaattggtaagagatctatttttttttagattcaaATTTGAAGGAGGAAAGTTACCAAGAGGAATCACTAAACTTGTTCACCTTAGATGTTTGAGTTTACATAGATGTGAACTTGATAAGCTACCCTCTTCCATGAGTAATTTGGTATATATGGAAACCCTCGATTTACATGGATCAATGAATGTTGAAGTTCCAAATGTTTTCAAGGAGATGTTGCGATTAAAACACTTATTTCTTCCTATCTATGGAGATGAAAACATTAGAAATTATCGACTAAGATTGGATGAGGGAGTATATGAGTTGGAGACTCTAGCATTCTTTGATAGTAGATGTCATGAACTTAAATGTACGGATAGAATGAAGAATCTCCGATATTTTATAGCAAGGGTATATGATAATGAAAGCTTGTCAGCTATCATGAATGGCATTATGAACTGGAACAAGATACAGGATTGTCAAGTAACCATTCGAGGAAGTTGCGACTTAACAAGTGAGCGAATGCTGAAGAAGGCTTTGACATGTCCCAATCTTTATTATTTGAGTATCTGGTTGAAGTTAGGGAAGACTCTAGCAAAGTGCGATAGTGATTTGTTGAGCTCCAAACTTAAGTTTTTGaatctgttttattgtgagaTTGAGGATGATCCAATGGGGATACTGGGAAAGCTTCCTTGCTTGATAATATTGGGATTATATCAGAGATCATTTGTTGGGGAGGAGATGACGTGTCCAGCAAATAGTTTCCCTCGCCTCAAGAGGCTAGTGTTAAGAGGTTTACCAAAGTTGAGGGAGTGGAGATTGGAGTTAGGGGCCATGCCCCTTCTCTCTAGATTAACAATCGCAGACTGTTCTTGTATGGATATGATTCCAGAGGGATTGAGTGTCATTTCTACCCTTCAGACTCTTGTAATTAAACAAATGCCGAAATTTGGAGAAAGGGTATCACCATCAGGACATGATTTCCACAAAGTCTCCCATGTCCCTTCAATTATCATCCAGGAATAG